Proteins from a single region of Hypomesus transpacificus isolate Combined female chromosome 9, fHypTra1, whole genome shotgun sequence:
- the LOC124471838 gene encoding red-sensitive opsin-like, producing MTEEWGNAVFAARRRNEDTTRESSFTYTNSNNTKDPFEGPNYHIAPRWVYNVSTLWMIFVVIASVFTNGLVLVATAKFKKLQHPLNWILVNLAIADIGETLLASTISVCNQFFGYFILGHPMCVFEGFTVSTCGIAALWSLTVISWERWVVVCKPFGNVKFDAKWATGGIVFSWVWSAIWCAPPIFGWSRFWPHGLKTSCGPDVFSGSEDPGVQSYMVVLMITCCFLPLAIIILCYIAVWLAIRAVAQQQKDSESTQKAEKEVSRMVVVMILAYIVCWGPYTVFACFAAANPGYAFHPLAAALPAYFAKSATIYNPIIYVFMNRQFRVCILQMFGKKVDDGSEVSTSKTEVSSVAPA from the exons ATGACAGAGGAGTGGGGAAATGCAGTGTTTGCTGCAAGACGGCGCAATGAAGACACAACAAGAGAGTCTTCATTCACTTACACCAACAGCAACAATACTAAAG ATCCCTTTGAGGGCCCTAACTACCACATTGCTCCCCGATGGGTGTACAATGTCTCAACACTGTGGATGATATTTGTGGTTATTGCATCAGTCTTCACCAATGGCCTGGTACTGGTGGCCACAGCAAAATTCAAGAAGCTCCAGCACCCTCTGAACTGGATCTTGGTCAACCTTGCTATTGCTGATATTGGAGAGACCCTTTTGGCCAGTACCATCAGTGTTTGCAATCAATTTTTCGGATATTTCATTCTGGGACACCCTATGTGTGTCTTTGAGGGCTTCACTGTCTCTACTTGTG GTATTGCTGCTCTTTGGTCCCTAACTGTGATTTCCTGGGAGAGATGGGTGGTTGTGTGCAAGCCTTTTGGAAATGTCAAGTTTGATGCTAAATGGGCCACTGGCGGTATTGTCTTCTCCTGGGTCTGGTCAGCAATATGGTGTGCTCCCCCCATCTTTGGCTGGAGCAG GTTTTGGCCTCATGGCTTGAAGACTTCTTGTGGACCTGATGTGTTCAGTGGAAGTGAAGACCCTGGAGTACAGTCCTACATGGTTGTTCTGATGATTACCTGCTGCTTCCTCCCTCTGGCCATCATTATCCTTTGCTACATTGCAGTGTGGTTGGCCATCCGTGCT GTGGCCCAGCAGCAGAAAGACTCTGAGTCTACACAGAAAGCTGAGAAGGAAGTGTCCAGGATGGTTGTTGTGATGATCCTTGCTTACATTGTGTGCTGGGGACCTTACACAGTCTTTGCCTGCTTTGCTGCGGCTAACCCAGGATATGCCTTCCATCCTCTGGCTGCTGCACTACCAGCCTACTTTGCCAAGAGCGCCACTATCTACAATCCAATTATCTATGTCTTCATGAACCGACAG TTCCGTGTTTGCATCCTGCAGATGTTTGGAAAGAAGGTAGATGATGGCTCTGAAGTATCCACATCAAAAACAGAAGTCTCATCTGTGGCACCTGCATAA
- the LOC124470848 gene encoding red-sensitive opsin — protein MAEEWGNAVFAARRRNEDTTRESSFTYTNSNNTKDPFEGPNYHIAPRWVYNLSTMWMIFVVIASVFTNGLVLVATAKFKKLQHPLNWILVNLAIADIGETLLASTISVCNQFFGYFILGHPMCVFEGFTVSTCGIAALWSLTVISWERWVVVCKPFGNVKFDAKWAIGGIVFSWVWSAIWCAPPIFGWSRFWPHGLKTSCGPDVFSGSEDPGVQSYMIVLMITCCFLPLAIIILCYIAVWLAIRAVAQQQKDSESTQKAEKEVSRMVVVMIVAYIVCWGPYTFFACFAAANPGYAFHPLAAALPAYFAKSATIYNPIIYVFMNRQFRVCILQMFGKKVDDGSEVSTSKTEVSSVAPA, from the exons ATGGCAGAGGAGTGGGGAAATGCAGTGTTTGCTGCAAGACGGCGCAATGAAGACACAACAAGAGAGTCTTCATTCACTTACACCAACAGCAACAATACTAAAG atCCCTTTGAGGGCCCTAACTACCACATTGCTCCCCGATGGGTGTACAATCTCTCAACGATGTGGATGATATTTGTGGTTATTGCATCAGTCTTCACCAATGGCCTGGTACTGGTGGCCACAGCAAAATTCAAGAAGCTCCAGCACCCTCTGAACTGGATCTTGGTCAACCTTGCTATTGCTGATATTGGAGAGACCCTTTTGGCCAGTACCATCAGTGTTTGCAATCAATTTTTCGGATATTTCATTCTGGGACACCCTATGTGTGTCTTTGAGGGCTTCACTGTCTCTACTTGTG GTATTGCTGCTCTTTGGTCCCTAACTGTGATTTCCTGGGAGAGATGGGTGGTTGTGTGCAAGCCTTTTGGAAATGTCAAGTTTGATGCTAAATGGGCCATTGGCGGTATTGTCTTCTCCTGGGTCTGGTCAGCAATATGGTGTGCTCCCCCCATCTTTGGCTGGAGCAG GTTTTGGCCTCATGGCTTGAAGACTTCTTGTGGACCTGATGTGTTCAGTGGAAGTGAAGACCCTGGAGTACAGTCCTACATGATTGTTCTGATGATTACCTGCTGCTTCCTCCCTCTGGCCATCATTATCCTTTGCTACATTGCAGTGTGGTTGGCCATCCGTGCT GTGGCCCAGCAGCAGAAAGACTCTGAGTCTACACAGAAAGCTGAGAAGGAAGTGTCCAGGATGGTTGTTGTGATGATCGTTGCTTACATTGTGTGCTGGGGACCTTACACATTTTTTGCCTGCTTTGCTGCGGCTAACCCAGGATATGCCTTCCATCCTCTGGCTGCTGCACTACCAGCCTACTTTGCCAAGAGCGCCACTATCTACAATCCAATTATCTATGTCTTCATGAACCGACAG TTCCGTGTTTGCATCCTGCAGATGTTTGGAAAGAAGGTGGATGATGGCTCTGAGGTATCCACATCCAAGACTGAGGTGTCCTCTGTTGCACCTGCATAA
- the LOC124471839 gene encoding red-sensitive opsin-like, translating into MAEEWGNAVFAARRRNEDTTRESSFTYTNSNNTKDPFEGPNYHIAPRWVYNVSTLWMIFVVIASVFTNGLVLVATAKFKKLQHPLNWILVNLAIADIGETLLASTISVCNQYFGYFILGHPMCVFEGFTVSTCGIAALWSLTVISWERWVVVCKPFGNVKFDAKWATGGIVFSWVWSAIWCAPPIFGWSRFWPHGLKTSCGPDVFSGSEDPGVQSYMVVLMITCCFLPLAIIILCYIAVWLAIRAVAQQQKDSESTQKAEKEVSRMVVVMIVAYIVCWGPYTVFACFAAANPGYAFHPLAAALPAYFAKSATIYNPVIYVFMNRQFRVCILQMFGKKEDDGSEVSTSKTEVSSVAPA; encoded by the exons ATGGCAGAGGAGTGGGGAAATGCAGTGTTTGCTGCAAGACGGCGCAATGAAGACACAACAAGAGAATCTTCATTCACTTACACCAACAGCAACAATACTAAAG atCCCTTTGAGGGCCCTAACTACCACATTGCTCCCCGATGGGTGTACAATGTCTCAACGCTGTGGATGATATTTGTGGTTATTGCATCAGTCTTCACCAATGGCCTGGTACTGGTGGCCACAGCTAAATTCAAGAAGCTCCAGCACCCTCTGAACTGGATCTTGGTCAACCTTGCTATTGCTGATATTGGAGAGACCCTTTTGGCCAGCACCATCAGTGTTTGCAATCAATATTTTGGATATTTCATTCTTGGACACCCTATGTGTGTCTTTGAGGGTTTCACTGTCTCTACTTGTG GTATTGCTGCTCTTTGGTCCCTAACTGTGATTTCCTGGGAGAGATGGGTGGTTGTGTGCAAGCCTTTTGGAAATGTTAAGTTTGATGCTAAATGGGCCACTGGCGGTATTGTCTTCTCCTGGGTCTGGTCAGCAATATGGTGTGCTCCCCCCATCTTTGGCTGGAGCAG GTTTTGGCCTCATGGCTTGAAGACTTCTTGTGGACCTGATGTGTTCAGTGGAAGTGAAGACCCTGGAGTACAGTCCTACATGGTTGTTCTGATGATTACCTGCTGCTTCCTCCCTCTGGCCATCATTATCCTTTGCTACATTGCAGTGTGGTTGGCCATCCGTGCT GTGGCCCAGCAGCAGAAAGACTCTGAGTCTACACAGAAAGCTGAGAAGGAAGTGTCCAGGATGGTTGTTGTGATGATCGTTGCTTACATTGTGTGCTGGGGACCTTACACAGTCTTTGCCTGCTTTGCTGCGGCTAACCCAGGATATGCCTTCCATCCTCTGGCTGCTGCACTACCAGCCTACTTTGCCAAGAGCGCCACTATCTACAATCCAGTTATCTATGTCTTCATGAACCGACAG TTCCGTGTTTGCATCCTGCAGATGTTTGGAAAGAAGGAGGATGATGGCTCTGAAGTATCCACATCAAAAACAGAAGTCTCATCTGTGGCACCTGCATAA
- the gnl3l gene encoding guanine nucleotide-binding protein-like 3-like protein — MSKAKQKRAKRLGCREKYKLNDGTQSDLSRNTNPYISVRNMKEHGKPEDIRRKRLQELQERQRLSREQEQMKRRSLDSFQRDIQKRQREFEQREMEMQSLEKHVNFENENSRKAYYREFKKVVEASDVILEVLDARDPLGCRCPQVEQAVIQSGTEKKIVLVLNKIDLVSKDIVEKWIKYLRNEFPTVAFKASTQQQNKNLKRSNVPVTQASSELLSSSACVGADCLMKLLGNYCRNQDIKTAITVGIVGFPNVGKSSLINSLKRARACNVGATPGVTKCLQEIHLDKHIKLLDCPGIVMATSTTDAAMILRNCVKIEQLVDPLPPVEAILRRCNKAQIMEHYGVPDFHSALDFLALLAQRQGKLRKGGLPDSDKAAKSVLLDWTGGRISYFTHPPETHTLPTHISAEIVSEMGKAFDWDELDKGNQEVLAESSCPDVQMGFCMATSGMTQCDLETPPCDLEMELASLKEIESKNETESMGDDQDLKFGPMTVQIQTQKSKTGGSADAVSSRDLDLKDILNVDPLQQGQALKAASKKRKKQQKRSDKIATKLSDTLTSAMNFTFADG, encoded by the exons ATGTCGAAGGCCA AACAAAAACGTGCAAAACGACTGGGTTGTCGGGAAAAATATAAG CTTAACGATGGGACGCAGAGTGACCTTTCAAGGAATACAAATCCATATATTTCAGTGCGAAATATGAAAGAGCATGGGAAACCAGAAGACATTCGAAGAAAAAGG CTTCAAGAACTCCAAGAAAGACAGAGGTTGTCAAGAGAACAAGAGCAAATGAAGAGGAGAAGTCTGGATAGCTTTCAGAGAGACATTCAGAAGCGACAAAGAGAGTTTGAGCAGAGA GAAATGGAGATGCAGAGTTTAGAGAAACATGTAAACTTTGAAAATGAGAACTCAAGAAAGGCATATTACAGGGAATTTAAAAAG GTGGTTGAAGCTTCTGATGTGATCTTGGAGGTCCTGGATGCCCGAGACCCTCTAGGCTGCAGGTGTCCCCAGGTGGAACAGGCTGTTATTCAGAGTGGTACTGAAAAGAAAATAGTATTAGTACTTAATAAAATTG ATCTGGTTTCTAAGGATATAGTGGAGAAATGGATCAAGTATCTTCGCAATGAATTTCCTACTGTTGCATTCAAAGCTTCAACTCAGCAGCAGAACAAAAACTTG AAAAGGAGTAATGTGCCAGTGACTCAGGCCTCCTCTGAGCTCCTCAGTAGCAGTGCTTGTGTGGGAGCTGACTGCCTCATGAAACTGCTTGGGAACTACTGTCGCAACCAAGACATAAAGACAGCCATCACTGTCGGAATAGTTG GCTTTCCAAATGTTGGAAAGAGCAGTTTGATAAACAGCTTGAAACGGGCACGTGCATGTAATGTTGGGGCCACACCTGGTGTGACTAA GTGCCTTCAGGAAATACACTTGGACAAACACATCAAACTTTTAGATTGCCCAGGTATTGTAATGGCAACCTCAACAACTGATGCTGCCATGATCCTTCGGAACTGTGTGAAGATTGAACAACTTGTAGATCCTCTACCCCCTGTGGAAGCCATTCTTAGACGGTGTAACAAGGCACAG ATCATGGAACACTATGGAGTTCCAGATTTCCACTCAGCTCTAGATTTTTTGGCTTTGCTGGCTCAGCGACAAGGCAAGCTAAGGAAAGGAGGACTGCCTGATAGTGACAAAGCTGCTAAAAGTGTCTTATTGGATTGGACAGG GGGTAGAATCAGCTACTTTACACATCCTCCGGAGACCCACACTCTTCCTACTCATATCAGTGCTGAGATTGTGTCTGAGATGGGTAAAGCCTTTGACTGGGATGAACTGGATAAGGGAAACCAGGAGGTTTTAGCAG AGTCTTCTTGTCCTGATGTACAAATGGGATTCTGCATGGCAACCTCTGGGATGACACAGTGTGATCTGGAGACGCCACCTTGTGACTTAGAAATGGAACTTGCTTCTCTAAAGGAGATTGAGTCCAAAAATGAAACTGAATCCATGGGTGATGATCAGGATCTGAAG TTTGGACCTATGACTGTGCAGATACAAACTCAAAAGTCAAAGACTGGTGGGTCTGCAGATGCAGTTTCCTCCAGAGATCTGGATTTAAAGGATATCTTGAATGTTGACCCACTGCAGCAAGGTCAGGCACTCAAGGCTGCCAGCAAGAAGAggaaaaagcaacaaaaaagatCTG ATAAAATTGCAACCAAACTCTCAGACACCCTGACATCTGCAATGAACTTTACATTTGCAGATGGATGA